TCCAGCCAGGAGGCCAGCAGGTCCGAGAACTGCATGAACCCCTTGACGATCCGGCCGCTCATCTCCGGAGACTGGCCGGACAGCTCGACGAGGCTGTTGAAGAAGAAGCAGCCGCCCTCGAACACGTTCCCGCAGCAGTAGTCGCGAAGGTCGTTCTGGATCGTCTTCGCGATTCGATCCAGCGGGTCGGGGATCTTCCGCACCCCCTTGAAGACGATCCCCCGCCAGATCTCGACCGCCCGTTCGTACGCGGCGTACCAGAGCGCCTCCTTGCTGTCGAAGTGGGCGTACAGCCCCCCCTTCGTGAGCCCCGTCGCCGCCATGATGTCGCTGATCGAGGTGTTGTAGAACCCCTTCACCGAGAAGATCTGCAGCGACTTCTCGATGACGTTGCTGCGGGTCTCCTTCCCGTCTTTCCGCATCAGACGAAATCCCCCCCGAGGTACGGCTTCACGGCCTCCTTCAGCCT
Above is a genomic segment from Deltaproteobacteria bacterium containing:
- a CDS encoding TetR/AcrR family transcriptional regulator, which translates into the protein MRKDGKETRSNVIEKSLQIFSVKGFYNTSISDIMAATGLTKGGLYAHFDSKEALWYAAYERAVEIWRGIVFKGVRKIPDPLDRIAKTIQNDLRDYCCGNVFEGGCFFFNSLVELSGQSPEMSGRIVKGFMQFSDLLASWLEEAKAGGKLRDDVKIREVADFIVTSINGAAALYVATRNTRFPRAIERQLAAHIRMLRA